In the genome of Cyprinus carpio isolate SPL01 unplaced genomic scaffold, ASM1834038v1 S000006481, whole genome shotgun sequence, the window GAATGTTCCAGGGTCAAACTGCTCTATCAACAAGAACAGAAATGCAGACGAAAACAGGAGGAAGAAGGCGTTTTTGTTTCACCTCCAGTAAACTGCTCTCCTGTCTTACGGCTGCCATTTGCAGTTCGCAGAGACTCACAGCTGCTCCTCAACAGAGCCCGTAAATGCTTCAACTAGAAGACACACAGAAATCAAAGTCTGAATACTGATTACTCACCAAATACTACCAAAATAATCACGAAGAGTCATTCTACCGTTTTCAGGCGTGCTCTCCACGTCAGACTCTGCTTTAAATTGGTCGCAGCTCATCTCTGTGCACAGCAAACAGAAAACACAGTTAATTGTTTTGAACATTAGCAGCTACACAATAAACCAGAGACATGCACATGCAAACTGAACGCTCACCGATGCATTTTGACTGGTTGTTTCCATAGTCACTGTAAACCTGGTGACATTCGCAGTTGTAGCTGCCTACTTTATTGCGGCACTGTGCATTTGTGCCGCAAATATCTAGATTATCTTTACACTCATCgatgtctgtgagagagagaagatcGTCAGTCATATGAATGCAGATTCCTATTatgatatagttttatttaataatattgtttgcGATTCAGATATTCTATGAATCTGTGAatcctgacaaataaaatgtatcacggtttccacaaatattgtgcagcacaactgttttcaacattgatgatcatcagaaatgtttcttgagcagcaaatcagcatattattatgatttctgaaaatcatgtgacactgaagactgcagtattgatacagctttgatcacagaaataaattacagtttaacagatattcacgcagaaaacagctattttaaattgtaaggatatttcactgttttactttatttttgatcaaataaatgcagaagagacatctttcaaaaacattacgaAATCTTATCTACCCCAAACTTGAACATACATATAATGAGCTGTTATTGTTGGACATGAGCAGACACATACAGCATGTTATGATGATTATGATCAGCACTCAAACACACTGATGTCGGTATTGTTAGCAGCAGCAGGACACTGGCGCTTACCTGCACAGGTGCTGTTTTCATGTTCAAAACAAACCCTGGAGAACAAGTGCAGAGGAAACCGCCAGCTGTTGTTAAAGCAGCTGCTGTGAACTCCACACACTGAGGACAAACACTCATCCACATCTTaagccgacacacacacacacacagagacgagTGTTTCATTTAGACACAAGCacaagttcacacacacaaagtagTGAGATGACAGAGGTTAGAGAGACAATGAAAGCTATCTTCCACTGGCAAGCATGTTTATCAGCTTCATGtagaaaacaaaactttattaataCGAGTGCAGCAGCCAAACTAAATGAGGTTATGCCAACAAAAGTCTCTGTGCTTCTGGATGAAAGCAGGACTTCCTAATCACCCGCTGCTAGTATTATAAATAGCAACTTGTACTGTTTTGCAATGTTTCTCTTTTTAAGGAAACCCAAGACAATctaaaacatttgtcaaaatgtgCAGTGAGCTCACTGCATGAGACACAATATGTCACACTGCAACTCAACTCATCTCCAGTGTGACAAATCAACCATCCCTTTCTATCGGacgtttttgcatgttttgcaaaGGCAAATTTAATGTCTTCATTTGCTAGATGATAAGTTAACGGTACTTGCACGCAAAGTTCTAGTGAAATCATGTGGAGAAGTAGCATACTACAGTTCCACAGCGTGTACTGCATACAGTAAGCTGCTATTTCATCCCAAACAGAGCCCATCATTAATATAGTACTGAGCTGGTGGTAAGAACTGATTCTGATTCTTATATtctatgcttaaaaaaaaaaaatgctaaatgcatcACATGGGGATCTTGGATGGTTATAATCAGGGTAGAAAATAAACAGGGCTTTTGGGGGAAAATGTCTCTGTTTTTATCTGTTATCTAATATTTATCTTTGCTAGAAGTATTTAGGGTATggatttaaataacatttttaactagCTAAACACTATAAATGTGTAGCCATATCGGTaaagaaatgttttgttctgGAAGTCAAACATTGATCTTTAATAAGAAGTCATTTATGACATCGATTGTAATGATGATCTTTGCTTTGATCAACAGTCAAATAACAAGCAGTATGATTGAGGACACACACCTTCACAACCTGCGTCTAGTCTTGAGGTCTTGTATCCTTTTGGACATGAGCAGTTGAAGGAGCCGATGGTGTTCACACACTCCAAATCAGCTGAGCATTCATATGTTCCCACCAGACACTCATTGATATCTGTTGGGGGAAGAAGATGatattaattacagtatttaGATTATAGTTATTGACTCTTTTTTCCCATAATCCTCTCTCATACCCAAACACTGTCCTGTTGTTTGGGTGAAGTTGGGTGGTGTTGACTGAAATCCTTCATCACAGGTGCAGTAGTAACTTCCAGGTGTATTGAAACACTGAGCGTGATCGCCACACACACCCGGATCCATCACACACTCATCTGTATCTGTAAGAGAGACAACCAGGAAGGAAACATCATTACAAAGACAactacattttcacaaattccCTCATTTGAGTGACATACAAACCATTAACTGTGTGTTATGACAGAAACATATTGTATTAAAACACATAAGGTGCTCATTACCAACACAGCTCTTGTTTTCTGATTTGAATCCAATGCCACATGTGTGAGATTCACGAGACTCCAGGAACAGAcctgatgaagaaagaaaaagcaagaTCTGTATAATTACGTCTTTGTGTATACATTCCTAAATCTATCCATAAATCCATTCACCTATCCATGTGAAAAACTCcaaattaaaatctttaatttt includes:
- the LOC122143683 gene encoding adhesion G protein-coupled receptor E2-like, with amino-acid sequence MDPGVCGDHAQCFNTPGSYYCTCDEGFQSTPPNFTQTTGQCLDINECLVGTYECSADLECVNTIGSFNCSCPKGYKTSRLDAGCEDVDECLSSVCGVHSSCFNNSWRFPLHLFSRVCFEHENSTCAGKRQCPAAANNTDISVFEC